AGGGTTGCAAGTGAGGCCTCAAGTGCTACCGATGCTCGAAGAAAGCAGGTTTAGCCCATAGCCAATCGCTGCCCCGATAGTCATTCCCAGAATAATTTTAAGGACCATTGTTTATTAAATCCTTTCACAAAACTTTTTTGACGATGTTTTCCAGCTGGCTTTTAGGCACCGCCCCTACCACCTGTTCAACCACCTTCCCCTCTTTGAACATCATCAAGGTAGGAATGCCCCGGACTCCATAATTCGCCGGCGTTTTGGGATTCTCATCTACATTTACTTTAGCGAATTTGATTTTGCCAGAATATTCTTTGGAAAGCTCTTCGAAAATTGGGCCGATCATCTTGCAGGGTCCACACCAACCGGCCCAGAAATCCACGAATGTAGGTTGCCCCGCTTCCAAGACTTCTTTCTGGAAAGTCGCGTCTGTTACCATGAAAAGATTTCCACCTTCGCTCATCGTCTCTGTCCTCCTAACTTTTAATAAAAGAATTAGCATTAATAATACTAAAATATTTTGCTAACATGAAGATTTAGATGCCTCTTGGGCTAAAAAGGTTCATAGAAATTAAACCATCCTTCCCTTGGTAAGTTTGGCCAAATATGTTATCTTGGATGGGAATGAACGCAAAAACTGGAATTTCGCTTGGTTTAAAAAAAAATAAAGTAATTTATGAAAAATAAAGTAATATCTTTGCTAATTTTAATAATTTTTTTATTTGTTTCTTCTGCCTGTTCTCATTCGCCCAAAAAGGCAATTACCCCGGACCCCAGAGAAGAAATTTCCTCCTCAAAAGAGATCACGCGCTCCCTAAGCCCTCTCCAAGATAACGAACCCTGGTGGAAAAAAGATGAAAACCAATGGTTCTTTGCCTTTCTGATCATCCTGGGAGTAGGCATCTTTACCTCCGCCAGCATGTGGATCGATTACAACGCCGGCGGCCTGTCTGTAAGGGTTTGGAAATAATTCGCCCGAGGAGATAGATCTTAAACATGAGACCATGGGCTAAAGGAGTAATCTCAAACTCTGCTCCTTTGCTGGCTGCTCCTTCCAGGAATTTCTCCAGAACCATCTGCGTATATTTTTTCGGCCTCGGGCTTCCCTGCAAGGCTAAAATTTTCATGATCCCCTCCTCTCCTTGAGCTCCGTCTCTCCTGATTTCTGCCGAGCCCCAAAGAGCTGGGGCATGCGCGACAATAACTTAAAGTCACCCTTCACTTTATACAATCCCTGCATCAAGGCTTTCGGCCGGTCGATCTCGCCCCGGGCAATTTTGACCCAAACGTCTCCAGGAGACTCAATTGTCAGTGTGGGAGCAACAGCTTCTCCCTTCCTAACTTTGCATCGGCCGCCGGCAATGGAAAGCACCCATTTCCCTCCTTCGGGGCCGGAAATATCGAACTGAATTTCAGCCTGGAGGTCCCCCGCAGCAGCAGGATCGAATGCGCTGGGCATTCCCTCGATCAATTTTGCGGCGGAATCAGGAACGGCTGCTGCAGCTTCAGGGCTGACGCGATATTTTCTCTTCAGGTAATAGTCTGGATATTTCTTTGAAAAGACCACCCCGATCCCAACACAAAGAGCGAAAGGGATGACAATGGAATACAGTGGCTTTCCATGCCCCAAATAGCTGGATAGAAAAGCGGCAAAAAAGATCACGCTCCACACATAGGTGATACGGAAACTAAACAACCCTCGACTATAAGTCGAGGGGTTTTATGAAGGGTCGATTCCAAATCGACTATCATCCGTAATCGGTTCGCCTTCTTGCTTTTGAATATACTTTTGTATCAGCTCATCTGTAATATTGCCCGAGCTAACA
This genomic interval from Deltaproteobacteria bacterium contains the following:
- the trxA gene encoding thioredoxin is translated as MSEGGNLFMVTDATFQKEVLEAGQPTFVDFWAGWCGPCKMIGPIFEELSKEYSGKIKFAKVNVDENPKTPANYGVRGIPTLMMFKEGKVVEQVVGAVPKSQLENIVKKVL
- a CDS encoding NAD(P)H-dependent oxidoreductase, whose translation is MKILALQGSPRPKKYTQMVLEKFLEGAASKGAEFEITPLAHGLMFKIYLLGRIISKPLQTGRRRCNRSTCWRR
- a CDS encoding SCP2 sterol-binding domain-containing protein, yielding MIFFAAFLSSYLGHGKPLYSIVIPFALCVGIGVVFSKKYPDYYLKRKYRVSPEAAAAVPDSAAKLIEGMPSAFDPAAAGDLQAEIQFDISGPEGGKWVLSIAGGRCKVRKGEAVAPTLTIESPGDVWVKIARGEIDRPKALMQGLYKVKGDFKLLSRMPQLFGARQKSGETELKERRGS